A section of the Rhizomicrobium sp. genome encodes:
- the mdcE gene encoding biotin-independent malonate decarboxylase subunit gamma: MMLDDVLAALFPGGHDVKTDGGVLFGSGALRAGGRALVIGVANRTAVGVDEAIRLSRFVLDSLETGSGPILVVVDSDSQRMSKRDELLGLNEFLSHLAKSLIFADIQGRPTIGLLYGHTAAGAFLATAMATRVLVGLPGATPAVMDLPSMSKVTKLSMEVLEAKAKSTPVFAPGLQNLAQTGAVHLTWEPAVPLVDQLEALLADMPDARDRRGELGKQRGGRLKARDIAERVHDLALQTH; this comes from the coding sequence ATGATGCTCGATGATGTCCTTGCCGCGCTGTTTCCCGGCGGCCATGACGTGAAGACCGATGGCGGCGTGCTGTTCGGATCGGGTGCGTTGCGCGCCGGCGGCCGCGCCCTGGTCATCGGCGTCGCGAATCGGACGGCGGTGGGCGTGGATGAGGCGATCCGCCTGTCCCGGTTCGTCCTGGATTCGCTCGAGACCGGCAGCGGTCCGATCCTGGTCGTCGTCGACAGCGACAGCCAGCGCATGAGCAAGCGCGATGAACTCCTGGGGCTGAACGAGTTTCTCTCCCATCTCGCCAAATCCCTCATCTTCGCGGACATCCAGGGGCGGCCGACCATCGGTCTGCTTTACGGCCACACCGCCGCCGGCGCGTTCCTGGCGACGGCGATGGCGACGCGCGTGCTGGTGGGATTGCCGGGCGCCACTCCGGCCGTGATGGACCTGCCGTCGATGTCCAAGGTGACGAAGCTGTCGATGGAGGTCCTCGAGGCGAAGGCCAAGTCCACGCCGGTGTTCGCGCCGGGCCTGCAAAATCTCGCACAGACCGGGGCGGTGCATCTGACCTGGGAGCCAGCCGTTCCGCTGGTCGACCAGCTGGAGGCGCTTCTCGCCGACATGCCCGATGCCCGCGACCGGCGGGGCGAGCTCGGCAAGCAGCGCGGCGGCCGGTTGAAGGCACGGGATATCGCGGAGCGCGTCCATGACCTTGCACTTCAGACCCATTGA
- a CDS encoding biotin-independent malonate decarboxylase subunit beta, whose amino-acid sequence MSAVHSPSDEMTSWYEVSARRRVDLLLDAGSFGEFIGPEQREISPHLKVFDLPEEFDDGIVVGRGMLGGSSVFVAAQEGRFMGGAFGEVHGAKLTGLLRAARDIKSVPVLILFDTGGVRLQEANAGELAIAEIMRAVIEARLAGVKVVGLIGGRAGCYGGGGLIAACCSALAVSEQGRIAVSGPEVIETNRGVEEFDSKDRALVWRTMGGKHRRLLGGADAFADDTVLAFRAAALDLLGSVGGFGVDILRAEQARLEDRLKRFGACADALDIWAAEGIADAAAIPGMPAGQFILIADRVRKDQP is encoded by the coding sequence ATGAGCGCAGTCCATTCCCCGTCCGACGAAATGACGAGCTGGTACGAGGTCTCGGCGCGTAGGCGCGTCGACCTGCTGCTCGATGCGGGAAGCTTCGGGGAGTTCATCGGGCCGGAACAGCGCGAGATCAGCCCGCATCTGAAAGTGTTCGATCTCCCCGAGGAATTCGACGACGGCATCGTCGTCGGCCGCGGCATGCTGGGCGGATCGTCGGTGTTCGTCGCGGCGCAGGAAGGCCGCTTCATGGGCGGCGCCTTCGGCGAAGTGCATGGCGCCAAGCTGACCGGCCTGCTGCGCGCCGCGCGGGACATCAAGTCCGTCCCGGTGCTGATCCTGTTCGATACCGGCGGCGTGCGCCTGCAGGAGGCCAATGCCGGCGAGCTCGCCATCGCCGAGATCATGCGCGCCGTCATCGAAGCCCGGCTTGCGGGCGTCAAGGTTGTGGGGCTGATCGGCGGCCGCGCCGGATGCTATGGCGGCGGCGGTTTGATCGCCGCCTGCTGTTCGGCGCTCGCGGTGTCGGAGCAGGGCCGCATCGCGGTGTCCGGCCCGGAGGTCATCGAGACCAATCGCGGCGTCGAGGAGTTCGATTCCAAGGACCGCGCGCTGGTCTGGCGCACCATGGGCGGCAAGCATCGGCGGCTGCTCGGCGGCGCCGACGCCTTCGCCGACGATACCGTTCTGGCTTTCCGCGCCGCCGCTTTGGACCTGCTCGGTTCGGTCGGCGGTTTCGGTGTCGACATCCTGCGTGCCGAGCAGGCGCGCCTGGAAGACCGGCTGAAGCGGTTCGGCGCCTGCGCCGATGCCCTCGACATCTGGGCGGCGGAGGGCATCGCGGACGCCGCCGCGATCCCGGGAATGCCCGCGGGTCAATTCATCCTGATCGCCGACAGAGTGCGGAAGGACCAGCCATGA
- the mdcC gene encoding malonate decarboxylase acyl carrier protein — protein sequence MEDLNFHHTVGQRAGGARKMAIIGVVASGNLEVLAERVLPDGECLVEIKTAAEGFGEVWSAVIADFVERYPTGGLRFSINDGGARPDTVALRLAQAVRLMEDGR from the coding sequence ATGGAAGATCTGAATTTTCATCACACGGTCGGGCAGCGTGCCGGCGGCGCCCGGAAGATGGCGATCATCGGCGTCGTGGCGTCCGGCAATCTGGAGGTGCTCGCGGAGCGCGTGCTGCCCGATGGCGAATGCCTGGTGGAGATCAAGACCGCGGCCGAGGGCTTCGGCGAGGTGTGGAGCGCCGTGATCGCCGACTTCGTCGAGCGCTACCCGACGGGCGGGCTCAGGTTCTCCATCAATGACGGCGGCGCGCGGCCGGACACCGTCGCGCTCCGCCTGGCGCAGGCGGTCCGCTTGATGGAGGACGGCCGATGA
- the mdcA gene encoding malonate decarboxylase subunit alpha has protein sequence MTTNWQQGRDARQARLEAGAKFAQGKLVAARDVTRLLEAVLRPGDRVCLEGDNQKQADTLCAALVAVDRARVNDLHMVQSGVVLPEHLDLFDKGVAKRLDFAYSGPQAARIATMLFGGKIDLGAVHTYLELFARYFIDLTPNVALIAAVSADREGNLYTGPNTEDTPTIVEATAFKDGVVIAQVNEIVDKVPRVDIPADRVHFVVKADKPFFVEPLFTRDPAAITEGQILTAMLAIKGIYAPYGVKRLNHGIGFDTAAIELLLPTYGEKLGLKGKVATRFALNPHPALIPAIESGWVEQIHSFGSEVGMENYIRARPDIYFTGPDGSLRSNRAFSQTAGLYACDMFIGSTLQIDLQGNSSTVTTSRVSGFGGAPNMGADARGRRHPSGPWLQAGKEADPDGAPLLRRGRKLVVQIGETFGDKNVPLFVEQLDAIALAEKLKLDLAPVMIYGDDVTHIVTEEGIANLLLCRGAEEREQAIRGVAGYTAIGRGRDAKAVQRLRERGAITRPEDLGIDPLDADRSMLAARSIKDLVHWSGGLYAPPSKFRNW, from the coding sequence ATGACGACGAATTGGCAACAGGGCCGCGACGCGCGCCAGGCCCGCCTGGAGGCCGGCGCGAAATTCGCGCAAGGCAAGCTCGTCGCGGCGCGTGACGTCACGCGCCTGCTCGAAGCCGTCCTGCGGCCCGGCGACCGGGTCTGCCTGGAAGGCGACAACCAGAAACAGGCGGACACGCTCTGCGCCGCGCTGGTCGCGGTCGACCGCGCCAGGGTGAACGATCTGCACATGGTGCAGTCCGGCGTCGTCCTGCCCGAACATCTGGACCTGTTCGACAAGGGCGTCGCCAAGAGGCTCGACTTCGCCTATTCGGGCCCGCAAGCGGCGCGCATCGCGACCATGCTGTTCGGCGGCAAGATCGACCTCGGGGCGGTGCACACCTATCTCGAACTCTTCGCGCGCTATTTCATCGACCTCACACCGAACGTCGCGCTGATCGCGGCGGTGAGCGCCGACCGCGAGGGAAATCTCTATACCGGCCCGAACACCGAGGACACGCCGACCATCGTGGAGGCCACCGCCTTCAAGGACGGCGTCGTCATCGCCCAGGTGAACGAGATCGTCGACAAGGTGCCGCGCGTCGACATCCCGGCCGACCGGGTGCATTTCGTCGTCAAGGCGGACAAGCCGTTCTTCGTCGAGCCGCTCTTCACCCGCGATCCTGCCGCGATCACCGAAGGCCAGATCCTGACCGCCATGCTGGCGATCAAGGGCATCTACGCGCCCTATGGCGTCAAGCGGCTGAACCACGGCATCGGCTTCGATACCGCGGCGATCGAGCTTCTGCTGCCGACCTATGGCGAGAAGCTGGGGCTGAAGGGCAAGGTGGCGACGCGCTTCGCGCTCAACCCCCATCCGGCCCTGATCCCGGCGATCGAATCGGGCTGGGTCGAGCAGATCCATTCCTTCGGCTCGGAAGTCGGGATGGAGAACTACATCCGCGCCCGGCCGGACATCTATTTCACCGGCCCCGACGGTTCGCTGCGCTCGAACCGCGCCTTCAGCCAGACGGCGGGCCTCTATGCCTGCGACATGTTCATCGGCTCGACCTTGCAGATCGACCTGCAGGGCAATTCCTCGACCGTCACGACCTCGCGCGTGTCGGGCTTCGGCGGCGCGCCGAACATGGGCGCGGATGCGCGGGGCCGGCGCCATCCGAGCGGCCCCTGGCTGCAGGCCGGCAAAGAGGCCGATCCCGACGGCGCGCCCCTGCTGCGGCGCGGCCGCAAGCTGGTGGTGCAGATCGGGGAGACCTTCGGCGACAAGAACGTGCCGCTGTTCGTCGAGCAGCTCGACGCCATCGCGCTGGCCGAGAAGCTCAAGCTCGATCTCGCGCCGGTGATGATCTATGGCGACGACGTCACGCATATCGTGACGGAAGAGGGCATCGCGAATCTCCTGCTGTGCCGCGGCGCCGAGGAGCGCGAGCAGGCGATCCGGGGCGTCGCCGGCTACACCGCGATCGGCCGCGGCCGCGACGCGAAAGCGGTCCAGCGCCTGCGCGAGCGCGGCGCGATCACGCGGCCGGAGGATCTGGGCATCGATCCGCTCGATGCCGATCGCAGCATGCTGGCGGCGCGCTCCATCAAGGACCTCGTCCACTGGTCGGGCGGGCTCTACGCGCCGCCGTCGAAATTCCGCAACTGGTGA
- a CDS encoding alpha/beta hydrolase, with protein MNTPKACLAFVAASLLATAAPIAASAAPVKNIVLVHGAWADASGWKGVYDILSKKGFHVAMVQEPETSLADDVAATRRVIDQQDGPTILVGHSYGGSIVTEAGVDPKVVGLVYVAAHAPNVGEDESALGAKTPSVLAKLSGAIVKSPDGFTHLAPELFVKHFAPDLPHAQAVFMSHSQVYAQASVFATPLTAAAWTTKPSWGVIAGGDQIINPDLERWYYTRAKSHITEIKGASHAVYASHPAEVAAVIVEAALHAENSTASAER; from the coding sequence ATGAATACGCCCAAAGCCTGCTTGGCCTTCGTGGCCGCTTCCCTCCTTGCAACCGCCGCGCCGATCGCCGCGAGCGCCGCCCCGGTGAAGAACATCGTGCTCGTCCACGGTGCCTGGGCGGACGCGTCGGGCTGGAAGGGCGTCTACGACATCCTCTCCAAGAAGGGTTTCCATGTCGCGATGGTGCAAGAGCCCGAGACCTCGCTCGCCGACGACGTCGCCGCGACGCGGCGCGTGATCGACCAGCAGGACGGCCCCACCATCCTCGTCGGACACAGCTATGGCGGCTCGATCGTCACCGAGGCCGGCGTCGATCCGAAGGTCGTGGGCCTGGTCTATGTCGCGGCGCATGCGCCGAATGTGGGCGAAGACGAATCGGCCCTCGGCGCGAAGACGCCGAGCGTCCTGGCCAAGCTGTCCGGAGCGATCGTGAAGTCGCCGGACGGGTTCACCCATCTCGCCCCGGAACTCTTCGTGAAGCATTTCGCGCCCGATCTGCCGCACGCGCAGGCCGTGTTCATGTCGCATTCGCAGGTCTACGCCCAGGCCTCGGTCTTCGCGACGCCGCTCACGGCCGCCGCCTGGACAACCAAGCCGAGCTGGGGAGTCATCGCCGGCGGCGACCAGATCATCAACCCCGATCTGGAGCGCTGGTACTACACGCGGGCCAAGAGCCACATCACCGAGATCAAGGGCGCCAGCCACGCGGTATACGCGTCGCATCCGGCCGAGGTCGCGGCGGTGATCGTCGAGGCCGCCCTGCACGCGGAGAATTCCACGGCCAGCGCCGAGCGCTAG
- a CDS encoding HAMP domain-containing sensor histidine kinase gives MTDTTLASTHEHAPAGMDVLRYTRPTAMDVSGAHIAHEVNQPLAAILINANVAMLCLTKGTPDLDEAKQAIEDIIGSTHRASAVVRCVRDLIRDVPPVVADIDINDVIEDVLKHMRFDLRRHGVAVETELVEALAPIEGDRVQLERVVANLVANGIDAMSAVKDRRRTLRISTQLTERSEVLIAVEDTGTGVDPANIHRIFDPLFTSKVDGMGLGLSICRSIVEAHGGRLWATPSHPHGSVFRFVIPAASPQGDARAPRIRSRSAACMTTLPRKSRGRTDFDRTDAPGRDSDLVT, from the coding sequence ATGACTGACACGACACTCGCTTCGACACACGAACACGCACCCGCCGGCATGGATGTCCTGCGCTATACCCGGCCGACCGCCATGGACGTCAGCGGGGCGCATATCGCGCACGAGGTCAACCAGCCGCTGGCCGCGATCCTGATCAACGCGAATGTCGCCATGCTGTGCCTGACGAAAGGCACGCCGGATCTCGACGAGGCCAAGCAGGCCATCGAAGACATCATCGGAAGCACCCATCGCGCCTCTGCCGTCGTCAGATGCGTTCGCGACCTCATCCGGGACGTCCCTCCCGTGGTGGCCGACATCGACATCAACGACGTGATCGAAGACGTCCTCAAGCACATGCGCTTCGACCTGCGCCGCCACGGCGTCGCGGTCGAGACCGAACTCGTCGAAGCGCTCGCGCCGATCGAGGGCGATCGCGTGCAATTGGAACGGGTCGTCGCCAACCTCGTCGCGAACGGCATCGACGCGATGAGCGCGGTGAAGGACCGGCGGCGAACGCTGCGGATCAGCACGCAGCTCACCGAGCGGTCCGAAGTGCTGATCGCCGTCGAGGACACCGGCACGGGAGTCGATCCGGCGAACATCCACCGCATCTTCGATCCGCTGTTCACCAGCAAGGTCGACGGCATGGGCCTGGGGCTGTCGATCTGCCGGTCCATCGTCGAAGCGCATGGCGGCCGGTTGTGGGCGACGCCCAGCCATCCGCACGGCAGCGTATTCCGCTTCGTCATTCCGGCCGCGTCGCCGCAGGGCGATGCGCGCGCGCCGCGCATCAGGTCGCGAAGCGCGGCCTGCATGACGACGCTGCCGCGCAAGAGCCGGGGACGGACGGACTTCGACCGGACGGACGCGCCGGGCCGGGATTCGGACCTGGTGACCTAA